The window GGTTGGCGTACGCAGAAGCACCCGCGCCTGCTGGCCGACGTGACCGGGGACGGCCGCGCGGACATCGTGGGCTTCGGTGACGCGGGCGTGTGGGTGTCCCTGAACAACGGCCGCGGCACCTTCCAGGACCCGCAGATGGTCGTCAGCAACTTCGCCTACGACGCGGGCGGTTGGCGAGTCGAGAAGCATCCGCGCTTCCTGGCCGACCTGACCGGAGACCGCCGCGCGGACATCATCGGTTTCGGAGACGCGGGCGTGTGGAGGTCGCTGAACCGGGGCCGCGGTTCGTTCGCCGCACCGGAGCTGGTGGTGCCGAACTTCGCCTACGACGTGGGTGGTTGGCGAGTCGAGAAGCATCCGCGCTTCCTGGCCGACCTGACGGGCGACCGCCGCGCGGACATCGTCGGCTTCGGCGACAGGGGAGTGTGGGTGTCCCTCAACAACGGGGACGGCACCTTCCAGGACCCGCAGATGGTCGTCGGCAACTTCGCCTACGACGCGGGCGGTTGGCGGGTGGAGAAGCATCCGCGCTTCCTGGCGGACCTGACCGGTGACCACCGTGCGGACATCGTGGGCTTCGGGGATGCCGGGGTCTGGGTGTCCCTGAACAACGGCGACGGCACCTTCCAGGACCCGCAACTCGTCGTGAGCAACTTCGCCTACGACGCGGGCGGCTGGCGGGTGGAGAAGCATCCGCGCTTCCTGGCCGACGTGACCGGTGACGGCCGCGCGGACATCGTCGGCTTCGGCAACGCCGGGGTCTGGGTCTCCCTGAACAACGGCGACGGCACCTTCCAGGACCCGCAGCTGGCCGTGGACAACTTCGCCTACGACGCCGGCGGCTGGCGAATCGAGAAGCACCCGCGCTTCCTCGCCGACCTCACCGGCGACCGCAGCGCCGACATCGTCGGCTTCGGGGATGCCGGGGTCTGGGAGGCCCTCAACGGCGGCAAGGGCGCGTTCGGGAATCCGCAGCTCGTGGTGGAGAACTTCGCCTACGACGCCGGCGGCTGGCGGGTGGAGAGGCACCCCAGGTTCGTGGCGGGACGGGCGTAAGCACGCAAAGGGGCGGTCAGTCGAGCTGACCGCCCCAGACGTCTCAGTTCCCGGAGACGGTGACCTTCTCGTCGTTGTTCAACTGCTCCACCAGCGTCTTCACCTTCGCCTTGTCCCAGACGAGGTTGCCGCCCGAGGAGCCGGAGATCGGCATGTTCATCGACTTGCCCTCGCCGCCCGTGACGCCCTTCATCGCCCAGAACATCGACGCCAGGTCGAACAGGCCCATCTCCTTGTCGACGATGAGGGTGTCCAGACCGGCGCTCATCGTCGGGTACAGCTTGAAGGGGTTCAGCACCGTGCTCGGCGTCGCGGCCTGGTTGGCCAGGGCCGCGAGGAACTTCTGCTGGTTCTTCGTACGGTCCAGGTCGGAGCCGGCCAGCGCGTACCGGGTACGGACGAAGGCGAGCGCCTCCTCGCCGTTCAGGGTCTGCTTGCCCTCCTTGAGGTCGGCGCCGGACTTGGAGTCCTTGATGCCGCCCTTCGGGATCTCCATCTCCACGCCGCCGACCGCGTCGACGATGTTCGCGAAGCCCGCGAAGCCGATCTCGACGTAGTGGTCGATGTGCAGGCCGGTGTTGAACTCGACCGTCCGCACCAGCAGTTCGGGACCGTCCTCCGCGTAGGCGGCGTTGAGCTTCACATGCCGGCCCGTGCCCGGGTAGGTCTTGCCGGACTCCGAGCCCACGAAGGTCGGGATCTCCACGTCCGAGTCGCGCGGCAGTGAGATCAGCGTCGGGCCGTTGTCGCCGGTGTGCAGGATCATCATCGAGTCCGTGCGCTTGCCGTCGGCGGACCCGGTGTGCAGCTTCTTCTTCTCCTCGGCGGACATGCCCTCACGGCTGTCGGAACCGACGATCAGATAGTTCGTGCCCTCGCCCGCCTCCGGCCGCTCGATGACCTTGCCCAGGTCGACCTCGCGGTTGAGCTTGGAGTCGGCCCAGAAGTAGGTGCCGATGGTGGTGACGACGAGCACGGTGACGACGGTGATCGCGGTCCACTTGATACGGCGCCGCCAGTTCGGCGCGGGACGCGGCTCGCGCATCCCCCCGCCCCCGCCACCGCCGCCGGGGGGCGAGCCGTAGACCTGCCCGGTGTTGTAGCCGCTGTCGTAGCCGTCCTGGCCCTGGCCGTCGACGTACGACGGCTGGGGCGGCACTCCGTACGGCGGTGCCGCCTGGCCCCCGCCGGACGGTGCCGCCGGGCCGCGGCGGACCTGCCGCATGACGCGCGCGCCATCCGGCCGTGCGCTTGCACTGCCGTGTCCGTAGCCGCTGCCGCGGTTGTTGTCGGACCATCCCTCGGGCCAGTTGTTCATGCGCCCCAGTGTGCAGGGAACGGCTGTGTGTCTTACAAGGGTCGAGGAAAAATAGGGGCACGGCTGTTGCGAACCCAACACAAAGTCCCCGTCTTGTCCCCCGGCATAAGGTGGAGGCCATGACAGACCAGGCCTCCACTGCGGAATCGGGCACTCCGGATATCCCGGGCAAGCCGACGTCCGCGTCCCGCACCACGCTGAGCCACATCATGACCCACAGTGACACCAACCTGCTGGGTACGGTGCACGGCGGGGTGATCATGAAGCTGGTCGACGACGCGGCGGGCGCGGTCGCGGGCCGCCACAGCGGTGGCCCCGCGGTGACGGCGTCCATGGACGAGATGGCGTTCCTGGAGCCGGTGCGGGTCGGCGACCTGGTCCATGTGAAGGCTCAGGTCAACTGGACCGGCCGTACCTCGATGGAGGTGGGCGTCCGGGTCCTGGCGGAACGCTGGAACGAATCCACCCCGGCCACCCAGGTCGGCTCGGCCTACCTGGTCTTCGCGGCGGTGGACGCGGACGGCAAGCCCCGAAGGGTCCCTCCGGTGGTCCCGGAGTCGGAACGGGACAAGCGCCGTTACCAGGAGGCCCAGATCCGCCGCACCCACCGCCTGGCCCGCCGCCGGGCCATCATGGACCTCCGCGAGAAGAGGGCGGCGGAGGGCATCGAGGACTGAGGGTCCGCAATTCCGCAAAAAAGAAGCCCCGGCCCTCACGGGCCGGGGCTTCTTCAACCGCTCGTTACGGCAGGTTGCGCGCCATCACGATGCGCTGGACCTGGTTGGTGCCCTCGTAGATCTGGGTGATCTTGGCGTCGCGCATCATGCGCTCCAGCGGGTAGTCACGGGTGTAGCCGTACCCGCCGAGGAGCTGGACGGCGTCGACGGTGACGTCCATCGCCACGTCCGAGGCGAAGCACTTGGCGGCCGCGCCCAGGTAGGTGAGGTCGGCGTCGCCGCGCTCGGAGGCGGCGGCGGCCTGGTAGGTCAGGGCGCGGGCGGCCGAGATCTTCATGGCCATGTCGGCGAGCATGAACTGGATGCCCTGGAAGTCGGCGATCGGCTTGCCGAACTGCTTGCGCTCCTGGACATAGCCCTTGGCGTAGTCCAGCGCCCCCTGCGCGATGCCCAGCGCCTGGGCCGCGATGGTGATGCGGGTGTGGTCCAGGGTCTGCATCGCGGTCGCGAAGCCCGTGCCCTCCTCGCCGATCATGCGGTCGGCGGGGATGCGGACGTTGTCGAGGTAGACCTCGCGGGTCGGGGAGCCCTTGATGCCGAGCTTCTTCTCCGGGGCGCCGAAGGAGACACCCTCGTCCGACTTCTCGACGACGAAGGCGCTGATGCCCTTCGAGCGCTTCGACGGGTCGGTCACCGCCATCACCGTGTAGAACTCGGAGACGCCCGCGTTGGTGATCCAGCGCTTCACGCCGTTGAGGACGTAGTGGTCGCCGTCGCGGACCGCCTTCGTCTTCATGCCGGCCGCGTCCGAACCGGCGTCCGGCTCGGAGAGGCAGTACGAGAACATGCCCTCGCCCTTGGCGAGCGGGGTCATGTACTTCTTCTTCAGCTCCTCGGAGCCGGAGAGGATGACCGGGAGCGAGCCCAGCTTGTTCACGGCCGGGATCAGGGAGGAGGAGGCGCAGACCCGGGACACCTCTTCGATCACGATGACCGTGGCGAGCGCGTCGGCACCGGCGCCGCCGAACTCCTCCGGTACGTGCACGGCGTGCAGGTCGTTCGCGACGAGGGCGTCGTGGGCCTCCTGCGGGAAGCGGGCTTCCTCGTCCACCGCGGTGGCGTACGGCGAGATCTTCGCCTCGGCCAGGGAGCGGATGGCGTCGCGGAGCATGTCGTGCTCCTCGGACGGGCGGTACAGGTCGAAGTCAGCCGATCCGGCCAAGGTCTCTCACGCTCCAAAGACGCTGTGATGCTGGCGCTAATTACCGTTAAGTAACTCAAATTTTAGAGGGCCGCCCACGCCGGTGATACGTGAGCTTGGCGACAGCGGGAAAAGTGCCCGGTGGGGCGTACTCCCACGCCCCGACTATGCTCGGGCGCGCACCGCCGCCGTACCAGTCAATGGAGTCCCCATGGCCCTCAAGATCACCGTGATCGGCACCGGCTACCTCGGCGCCACGCACGCCGCGGCCATGGCCGAGCTCGGTTTCGAGGTCCTGGCGCTCGATGTCGTGCCCGAGAAGATCGAGATGCTCAAGCGCGGCCAGGTCCCGATGTTCGAGCCGGGCCTCGAAGACCTGCTGCGCAAGCACGTGGCCGGGATCGAGGGCTCCAGCGGACGGCTGCGGTTCACCATGGACTGGGCCGAGATCGGCGCGTTCGGCGATGTGCACTTCGTGTGTGTGAACACTCCGCAGCGGCACGGCGAGTACGCCTGTGACATGAGTTACGTCGACTCCGCCTTCGCCTCGCTCGCCCCGCATCTCACCGAACCGGCTCTCGTAGTCGGCAAGTCCACGGTGCCCGTCGGCTCGGCCGACCGGCTCGCCACCTACCTCGCCGAGCACGCGCCCGTCGGTGCGGACGCCGAGCTGGCCTGGAACCCGGAGTTCCTGCGCGAGGGCTTCGCCGTGAACGACACCCTGCACCCGGACCGGATCGTGGTCGGCGTGCGCAGCGAGCGGGCCGAGAAGCTGCTGCGCGAGGTGTACGCGACGCCGGTCACCGAGGGCTCCCCCTTCGTCGTCACCGACTTCCCGACCGCCGAGCTGGTGAAGACCTCGGCGAACTCCTTCCTCGCCACGAAGATCTCCTTCATCAACGCGATGGCGGAGATGTGCGAGGCCTCGGGCGGCGATGTCGCGAAGCTGGCGGAGGCCATCGGGCACGACGACCGGATCGGAAGCAAGTTCCTGCGGGCCGGGATCGGCTTCGGCGGCGGCTGTCTGCCGAAGGACATCCGGGCGTTCATGGCGCGCGCCGGTGAGCTGGGCGCCGACCAGGCGCTGACCTTCCTGCGCGAGATCGACTCCATCAACATGCGCCAGCGCGGCCAGATGGTGGAGCTGACCCGCGAGGCGCTGGGCGGCGGGTCCTTCCTCGGCAAGCGGGTCGCGGTGCTCGGCGCGAGCTTCAAGCCGGACTCGGACGACGTACGGGACTCGCCCGCGCTCAATGTCGCCGGGCAGATCCACCTCCAAGGCGGCCAGGTCACGGTCTACGACCCGAAGGGCATGGCCAACGCCCGCCGCATCTTCCCCACCCTCGGCTATGCCGACTCCGCGGTGGAGGCGGTCCGGGGCGCCGATGTCGTCCTCCACCTCACCGAGTGGCGCGAGTTCCGCGAGCTGGACCCGGCGGCGCTGGGCGAGGTCGCGGCGGCACGGCTCGTGCTGGACGGCCGTAACGCCCTCGACCCGGCGCTGTGGCGGGCGGCG of the Streptomyces sp. NBC_00287 genome contains:
- a CDS encoding LCP family protein; translated protein: MNNWPEGWSDNNRGSGYGHGSASARPDGARVMRQVRRGPAAPSGGGQAAPPYGVPPQPSYVDGQGQDGYDSGYNTGQVYGSPPGGGGGGGGMREPRPAPNWRRRIKWTAITVVTVLVVTTIGTYFWADSKLNREVDLGKVIERPEAGEGTNYLIVGSDSREGMSAEEKKKLHTGSADGKRTDSMMILHTGDNGPTLISLPRDSDVEIPTFVGSESGKTYPGTGRHVKLNAAYAEDGPELLVRTVEFNTGLHIDHYVEIGFAGFANIVDAVGGVEMEIPKGGIKDSKSGADLKEGKQTLNGEEALAFVRTRYALAGSDLDRTKNQQKFLAALANQAATPSTVLNPFKLYPTMSAGLDTLIVDKEMGLFDLASMFWAMKGVTGGEGKSMNMPISGSSGGNLVWDKAKVKTLVEQLNNDEKVTVSGN
- a CDS encoding acyl-CoA thioesterase, whose product is MTDQASTAESGTPDIPGKPTSASRTTLSHIMTHSDTNLLGTVHGGVIMKLVDDAAGAVAGRHSGGPAVTASMDEMAFLEPVRVGDLVHVKAQVNWTGRTSMEVGVRVLAERWNESTPATQVGSAYLVFAAVDADGKPRRVPPVVPESERDKRRYQEAQIRRTHRLARRRAIMDLREKRAAEGIED
- a CDS encoding acyl-CoA dehydrogenase family protein, producing MAGSADFDLYRPSEEHDMLRDAIRSLAEAKISPYATAVDEEARFPQEAHDALVANDLHAVHVPEEFGGAGADALATVIVIEEVSRVCASSSLIPAVNKLGSLPVILSGSEELKKKYMTPLAKGEGMFSYCLSEPDAGSDAAGMKTKAVRDGDHYVLNGVKRWITNAGVSEFYTVMAVTDPSKRSKGISAFVVEKSDEGVSFGAPEKKLGIKGSPTREVYLDNVRIPADRMIGEEGTGFATAMQTLDHTRITIAAQALGIAQGALDYAKGYVQERKQFGKPIADFQGIQFMLADMAMKISAARALTYQAAAASERGDADLTYLGAAAKCFASDVAMDVTVDAVQLLGGYGYTRDYPLERMMRDAKITQIYEGTNQVQRIVMARNLP
- a CDS encoding UDP-glucose dehydrogenase family protein; amino-acid sequence: MALKITVIGTGYLGATHAAAMAELGFEVLALDVVPEKIEMLKRGQVPMFEPGLEDLLRKHVAGIEGSSGRLRFTMDWAEIGAFGDVHFVCVNTPQRHGEYACDMSYVDSAFASLAPHLTEPALVVGKSTVPVGSADRLATYLAEHAPVGADAELAWNPEFLREGFAVNDTLHPDRIVVGVRSERAEKLLREVYATPVTEGSPFVVTDFPTAELVKTSANSFLATKISFINAMAEMCEASGGDVAKLAEAIGHDDRIGSKFLRAGIGFGGGCLPKDIRAFMARAGELGADQALTFLREIDSINMRQRGQMVELTREALGGGSFLGKRVAVLGASFKPDSDDVRDSPALNVAGQIHLQGGQVTVYDPKGMANARRIFPTLGYADSAVEAVRGADVVLHLTEWREFRELDPAALGEVAAARLVLDGRNALDPALWRAAGWTYRAMGRPTA